In the Bremerella alba genome, one interval contains:
- the hemL gene encoding glutamate-1-semialdehyde 2,1-aminomutase, whose protein sequence is MSRTKSHEIFARAKHLMPGGVNSPARAFGAVGGEPIVFERGEGAYLFDVDGNQYIDYIGSWGPMILGHLHPAVREALHAAVDQGTSFGAPTERENGLAELIIELVPSVEQVRLVNSGTEATMSAIRLARGFTGRNKIVKFSGNYHGHVDSLLVAAGSAAATLGVPNSPGVTPGTAEDTIVLPYNDIAALDQLFEQHPDAIAGVIFEPVVGNMGCVPPMPGFLEKIREHCTHYGAVMIMDEVMTGFRVAMGGAQQLYGITPDLTTLGKIVGGGLPIGAYGGRADIMGHILPAGEVFQAGTLSGNPLATAAGIATLKTLKETDPYPKLDARTKTLEEGFKAAAAEADVPTVTARVGSMLTLFFHNEPVRCWDDAAKCDTARYGKFFWEMIERGVYLPCSQYEALFISAAHTDADITKTIEAAKQSLAALKK, encoded by the coding sequence ATGTCGCGCACTAAGAGCCACGAAATTTTTGCTCGAGCCAAGCATTTGATGCCGGGTGGGGTGAATTCGCCGGCTCGGGCCTTTGGGGCTGTGGGGGGCGAGCCAATCGTATTTGAGCGCGGCGAAGGGGCGTACCTGTTTGATGTCGATGGCAACCAATACATCGACTATATCGGGTCGTGGGGACCGATGATTTTGGGGCATTTACACCCGGCGGTCCGCGAGGCGTTGCATGCGGCGGTCGATCAGGGGACCAGCTTTGGGGCTCCGACCGAACGCGAGAACGGGCTGGCCGAACTGATTATCGAGTTGGTCCCTTCAGTCGAACAAGTCCGCCTGGTTAATAGCGGCACCGAAGCAACCATGAGCGCCATTCGCCTGGCGCGTGGTTTCACCGGACGAAACAAGATTGTCAAATTCAGCGGCAACTATCACGGGCACGTCGATAGCCTGTTGGTGGCGGCCGGAAGCGCGGCGGCCACGCTGGGCGTACCGAACTCGCCAGGCGTAACGCCGGGCACCGCCGAAGACACGATTGTCTTGCCGTACAACGATATTGCTGCGCTCGACCAACTCTTCGAGCAACACCCCGACGCGATCGCCGGGGTGATCTTCGAGCCGGTCGTCGGCAACATGGGCTGCGTGCCACCTATGCCAGGCTTCCTGGAAAAGATCCGCGAACACTGCACGCATTACGGCGCCGTGATGATCATGGACGAAGTGATGACCGGCTTCCGCGTCGCGATGGGCGGAGCTCAGCAGTTGTACGGCATTACGCCGGACCTGACGACGCTCGGCAAGATTGTCGGTGGCGGGCTGCCGATCGGGGCTTATGGCGGCCGGGCCGATATCATGGGGCACATTTTGCCAGCCGGCGAAGTCTTTCAGGCAGGCACACTAAGCGGCAACCCCTTGGCAACCGCAGCTGGGATTGCGACGTTGAAAACGTTGAAAGAGACCGATCCATACCCCAAGCTCGACGCGCGAACCAAAACGTTGGAAGAGGGTTTCAAAGCCGCCGCAGCCGAAGCAGACGTGCCGACGGTCACCGCGCGGGTGGGCAGCATGCTGACTCTCTTCTTCCACAACGAACCGGTCCGCTGCTGGGACGACGCCGCGAAGTGCGACACGGCCCGCTACGGGAAGTTTTTCTGGGAGATGATCGAACGGGGCGTCTACTTGCCGTGTAGCCAATACGAAGCACTGTTTATCTCGGCAGCCCATACCGACGCAGATATTACCAAGACAATTGAAGCCGCGAAACAATCACTCGCTGCGTTGAAGAAGTAA
- a CDS encoding metallophosphoesterase family protein: MKTAVVSDIHGNLDALQAVLKDIQSQEVERIYCLGDVVGYGPNPRECVDIVRTFDLCILGNHDQAALFDPEGFSHGAEQAIFWTRKQLESGEDQDSTLGRWHFLCGLPRTHSEDQRLFVHGSARNPLCEYVFPEDIYNPKKLEKIFALIPNACFQGHTHVPGVFYESAQFMSPTDFENSTYRFNGDKVMINVGSVGQPRDGDSRSCYVIVDEKTVEFRRVEYSIDTVAKKIRAIDELDDSQGERLYEGH; encoded by the coding sequence ATGAAAACAGCAGTTGTCAGCGACATTCATGGCAACCTCGATGCCCTTCAGGCCGTTCTGAAAGATATCCAGTCGCAAGAAGTCGAGCGTATTTATTGCCTGGGCGATGTGGTCGGCTATGGGCCGAACCCGCGCGAATGCGTCGACATCGTCCGCACGTTCGACCTATGCATCTTGGGCAACCACGATCAGGCCGCTTTGTTTGACCCGGAAGGTTTCAGCCACGGTGCCGAACAAGCGATCTTCTGGACCCGGAAACAGCTTGAAAGTGGCGAGGACCAAGATTCGACCCTTGGTCGTTGGCATTTCCTGTGTGGCTTGCCGCGAACGCATTCCGAAGATCAGCGTTTGTTTGTTCATGGATCGGCCCGAAATCCGCTCTGTGAATATGTTTTCCCGGAAGACATTTACAATCCGAAGAAGCTCGAAAAGATCTTCGCGCTGATTCCGAATGCTTGTTTTCAAGGACACACGCATGTCCCTGGCGTGTTTTACGAGTCGGCCCAATTCATGAGCCCGACCGATTTCGAGAACAGCACCTATCGCTTTAACGGCGATAAAGTGATGATCAACGTGGGAAGCGTGGGCCAGCCACGCGACGGCGATTCGCGTAGCTGCTACGTGATTGTCGACGAGAAAACGGTCGAGTTCCGCCGCGTTGAATACTCGATCGATACCGTGGCAAAAAAAATCCGAGCCATCGACGAACTGGACGACTCCCAGGGAGAACGTCTCTACGAAGGGCACTAG
- a CDS encoding carboxypeptidase regulatory-like domain-containing protein — MKSYARTSSLILLVLAALTMGCSKPPGPETGYVSGVVTLDGNPVGNAIVNFEPVDGRPSVGFTDANGNYELIYTANRDGALLGKHQVRITSAESSGGGEGDQPLVVASKETIPAKYNLKSELTAQVESGSNSIDFELKSK, encoded by the coding sequence TTGAAATCTTACGCACGAACGTCTAGCCTTATTCTGCTTGTGTTGGCTGCACTGACCATGGGCTGCTCTAAGCCGCCAGGCCCAGAAACGGGTTACGTATCTGGCGTCGTCACGCTCGATGGCAATCCTGTCGGAAATGCCATCGTGAACTTTGAACCGGTCGACGGACGTCCCTCGGTGGGCTTTACCGACGCCAATGGAAACTATGAACTGATCTACACCGCCAACCGAGATGGTGCCCTCTTAGGGAAGCATCAGGTTCGCATCACATCAGCCGAAAGTTCCGGTGGCGGCGAAGGGGATCAACCATTGGTCGTGGCAAGCAAAGAAACAATTCCGGCCAAATACAACCTAAAGTCGGAGTTAACCGCCCAAGTCGAATCCGGCAGCAACTCGATTGACTTCGAGCTGAAGTCGAAATAG
- a CDS encoding metallophosphoesterase family protein gives MKRALISDIHGNLEALNAVLDDIRQQGISEIYCLGDVIGYGPNPVDCLDMVRRKCAMCLLGNHDQAALFDPEGFNPVAFRAILWTRDQIDNSSGGAAAVNERWDFLGELPRTHVEPNRLYVHGSPRDPTNEYVFPEDVYNQRKMENLFERVEQFSFQGHTHIPGVFTPSLEFFGPDECDHEYRFGDEKALFNVGSVGQPRDGDPRACYVILTDESIVFRRVGYDPEVTAKKIYDTPQLDNMLGDRLRDGR, from the coding sequence GTGAAACGTGCCCTCATCAGCGACATCCACGGTAACTTGGAAGCCTTGAACGCGGTCTTGGACGACATTCGCCAACAAGGAATCAGCGAGATTTATTGCCTGGGTGATGTCATCGGCTACGGCCCCAACCCGGTCGATTGCTTGGACATGGTGCGCCGCAAGTGCGCTATGTGCCTTTTAGGCAACCACGACCAGGCCGCTTTGTTTGACCCAGAAGGTTTCAATCCGGTCGCGTTCCGCGCTATTTTGTGGACACGTGACCAGATCGATAACTCGTCGGGCGGCGCTGCCGCAGTGAACGAGCGGTGGGACTTCTTAGGGGAACTTCCGCGAACGCACGTCGAGCCGAATCGACTTTATGTGCATGGTTCGCCGCGTGATCCTACAAACGAGTACGTCTTTCCCGAAGACGTTTACAACCAGCGGAAGATGGAAAACCTGTTCGAGCGCGTCGAGCAGTTCAGTTTCCAAGGCCATACGCATATACCTGGCGTGTTTACGCCGAGCCTAGAGTTTTTTGGCCCGGACGAGTGCGATCACGAGTACCGCTTTGGCGACGAGAAGGCATTATTTAATGTCGGCAGTGTCGGCCAGCCGCGCGATGGCGATCCGCGGGCCTGCTATGTGATCCTCACGGATGAATCGATCGTGTTCCGTCGCGTCGGATACGATCCCGAGGTTACGGCCAAGAAGATCTACGACACGCCTCAGTTAGACAACATGCTAGGTGACCGGCTGCGAGACGGTCGCTAA
- a CDS encoding DUF1559 domain-containing protein, whose protein sequence is MSPHEPRRARNGFTLVELLVVIAIIGVLIALLLPAVQQAREAARRMQCSNNLKQLGLSLHNYHDTFGSFPSGYIDISDRADVEDNKGHWSWAALILPFLEMGNVHDILDVGPTSPSVAMDTYQEIMQARYDAFRCPSDTGPDFSSTTECAGCCIENSGSTNLGHSLSNYLGINSSALIRAHQATNFGNGTTGATGMFYRDSDTRMRDITDGTSNTAMVGERCYRIGTTDYLAGELFAARDYDGGGPAHRDRGGMADQGACRILLTTYFSPNKIWQHADSYPKMDESGLSSQHPGGVQICMADGSVRFLPETTASNISGETDTIMDYLGNMADGNVIGEY, encoded by the coding sequence ATGTCGCCCCATGAACCCCGCCGTGCCAGAAATGGCTTTACGTTGGTTGAACTGTTGGTTGTGATCGCCATTATTGGCGTCTTGATTGCGTTATTGCTGCCGGCCGTGCAGCAGGCTCGTGAGGCTGCCCGCCGCATGCAATGCTCGAACAACCTCAAGCAGTTGGGCCTCTCTCTGCACAACTATCACGACACGTTCGGCTCGTTCCCTTCTGGCTATATCGACATCAGCGACCGGGCTGACGTGGAAGACAACAAGGGACATTGGTCGTGGGCCGCGTTGATTCTTCCATTCTTGGAAATGGGAAATGTGCACGACATTCTGGACGTCGGCCCAACCTCCCCTTCCGTCGCCATGGATACGTATCAAGAGATCATGCAGGCACGCTACGACGCATTCCGTTGCCCTTCGGACACCGGCCCCGACTTCAGCAGCACGACCGAGTGTGCCGGCTGCTGCATTGAAAATAGCGGGTCGACCAACTTGGGCCACTCGCTGTCCAACTACCTCGGCATCAATAGCTCGGCTTTAATTCGTGCGCACCAGGCAACGAACTTCGGCAATGGTACTACCGGGGCGACCGGCATGTTCTATCGAGACAGCGACACACGAATGCGTGATATCACCGACGGAACCAGCAACACCGCGATGGTGGGCGAACGCTGTTATCGCATTGGCACGACCGACTATCTAGCCGGGGAATTGTTCGCGGCTCGCGACTATGATGGTGGCGGTCCGGCTCACCGAGACCGCGGGGGCATGGCCGATCAAGGGGCGTGCAGAATTCTGCTAACCACTTATTTCTCGCCGAACAAGATTTGGCAACATGCCGACAGCTATCCGAAAATGGACGAGTCTGGCTTAAGTAGTCAGCACCCCGGCGGAGTCCAGATCTGCATGGCGGATGGCTCGGTTCGCTTCCTTCCGGAAACCACTGCCAGCAATATCAGTGGAGAAACCGATACGATCATGGATTATCTCGGCAACATGGCCGACGGAAACGTGATCGGCGAGTATTAA
- the tsaB gene encoding tRNA (adenosine(37)-N6)-threonylcarbamoyltransferase complex dimerization subunit type 1 TsaB has product MKTLAIDTSTRQSSLALFMGSDLVASQWLDPSLQTTQAITPLLQELVDEVGWKPAELQLVIVAQGPGSFTGLRIGVMTAKTIAYVSGATTVGVNTLRAIAQRCDDNVSRLHVVMDAQRKQLFHAAYDRNDNGNYVEVQSTQIVDDQAFLASLSPGESITGPGLKNKLAYLPEGVRVVDENEWAPTAQAVGRVGIVDFLAGRFDDFWSLSPNYYRKSAAEEKLESETP; this is encoded by the coding sequence TTGAAGACGCTTGCTATCGATACCTCGACTCGGCAAAGCTCGCTCGCTTTGTTTATGGGCAGCGATTTGGTTGCCTCACAGTGGCTTGACCCCAGCTTGCAAACCACGCAGGCCATCACACCGCTTCTTCAGGAGCTTGTCGACGAGGTGGGTTGGAAGCCAGCTGAGCTACAGCTGGTGATCGTCGCCCAGGGGCCTGGTTCTTTTACGGGGCTTCGCATCGGCGTAATGACTGCCAAGACCATCGCTTACGTTTCAGGGGCAACGACCGTCGGCGTAAACACTTTGAGGGCCATTGCCCAGCGCTGCGACGACAACGTCTCGCGCTTGCACGTGGTCATGGACGCCCAGCGGAAGCAACTCTTTCACGCCGCCTACGACCGTAACGACAATGGCAATTACGTCGAGGTGCAGTCGACGCAAATCGTGGATGATCAAGCATTTTTGGCCTCGTTGAGCCCCGGCGAATCGATTACCGGACCTGGCCTGAAAAACAAGCTCGCCTATCTCCCGGAAGGGGTGCGAGTCGTCGACGAAAACGAATGGGCTCCTACCGCCCAGGCCGTCGGCCGCGTCGGCATCGTCGACTTCCTAGCAGGCAGATTCGACGATTTCTGGTCCTTGAGCCCCAACTACTACCGGAAAAGCGCCGCAGAAGAAAAGCTGGAAAGCGAAACCCCTTAG